One window of the Actinomyces procaprae genome contains the following:
- a CDS encoding GtrA family protein, which produces MTSITTSGQVRGQCPVPTAARAPHTVTAAAAAHRRFNARLEDPARRAPRVFRSLLGRIHRLLPGFLRRRVPVTFIGYALINGSGFVIDIAFLWLFYERLHWFYPLAVTVGYAIAGVYSLLLNRWLNFQSHGSLTSQGSRYAVGLVSQYVIFILGLSSLLHLVGVNAELARFTSACCEGIYLYVLMRLWVFRGTPEPAAA; this is translated from the coding sequence ATGACGAGCATCACGACGTCCGGACAAGTGCGGGGGCAGTGCCCCGTCCCCACTGCCGCCCGGGCGCCGCACACCGTGACGGCGGCAGCCGCGGCCCACCGCCGTTTCAACGCCCGCTTGGAGGACCCCGCTCGTCGTGCCCCGCGCGTCTTCCGGAGCCTGCTCGGCCGAATTCACCGGCTGCTGCCCGGGTTCTTGCGCCGCCGGGTGCCGGTGACATTCATCGGCTACGCCCTGATCAACGGCTCCGGATTCGTCATCGACATCGCTTTCCTGTGGCTGTTCTACGAGCGCCTGCACTGGTTCTACCCGCTGGCGGTGACCGTCGGCTATGCCATCGCGGGCGTGTACTCGCTGCTGCTGAACCGGTGGCTGAACTTCCAGTCCCACGGATCGCTGACTTCCCAGGGGTCGCGCTACGCGGTCGGCCTGGTCTCCCAGTACGTCATCTTCATCCTGGGCCTGTCCAGCCTGCTGCACCTGGTGGGCGTCAACGCCGAGCTGGCGCGGTTCACCTCCGCCTGCTGCGAGGGGATCTACCTGTACGTGCTGATGCGGCTGTGGGTGTTCCGCGGCACCCCCGAGCCCGCGGCCGCCTGA
- a CDS encoding NAD(P)H-binding protein — MADCSPMRPKPSSRPHTPPESGAWSGCPPSESVTRSAPRRCRNASSTAVLRGIYANKAAAEELLRSSDLDWTLVYPTTLTNGALPV; from the coding sequence ATGGCGGACTGTTCACCGATGCGGCCGAAGCCGTCGTCGAGGCCGCACACGCCACCGGAGTCAGGCGCCTGGTCTGGCTGTCCTCCTTCGGAGTCGGTGACACGATCCGCGCCGCGACGCTGTCGCAACGCCTCGTCTACCGCAGTCCTACGCGGCATCTACGCGAACAAGGCCGCAGCGGAGGAACTGCTGCGCTCCTCCGATCTGGACTGGACGCTCGTCTACCCGACCACGCTTACCAATGGGGCTCTTCCGGTTTGA
- a CDS encoding peptidyl-tRNA hydrolase yields the protein MQIAVHYDKVRPPRRIDVAEATARAVVSLLATAEAAPGGPWHEAVEYWRDGRIRKLVRRARGRRWEEVQELPGVTVAQAGPAGWAVAEARAIVPGPVRPLPPALAKTQVEGTHFPHGEELPPPPAAITAAVARDPDAARGIALTAESASPQALVTVEVTPLEEMTSGKLCAQVAHAAQLAWESPQLPAELREQWAAQGYRVRVVFPTAAAWREQLRPVSVVDAGFTELDGPTETTRAYW from the coding sequence ATGCAGATCGCCGTCCACTACGACAAGGTCCGCCCGCCCCGCCGCATCGACGTCGCCGAGGCCACCGCCCGCGCCGTCGTCTCGCTGCTGGCAACAGCCGAGGCCGCGCCGGGCGGCCCCTGGCATGAGGCCGTCGAGTACTGGCGGGACGGGCGTATCCGCAAGCTGGTGCGGCGCGCCCGCGGCCGGCGCTGGGAGGAGGTCCAGGAGTTGCCCGGCGTCACCGTCGCCCAGGCGGGGCCCGCCGGGTGGGCAGTGGCCGAGGCGCGCGCGATCGTCCCCGGCCCGGTGCGTCCACTGCCGCCTGCCCTGGCTAAGACGCAGGTGGAGGGCACGCACTTCCCGCACGGGGAGGAGCTGCCGCCACCGCCCGCGGCGATCACCGCCGCCGTCGCCCGGGACCCCGACGCCGCCCGGGGGATTGCCCTGACCGCCGAGTCCGCCTCCCCGCAGGCACTGGTGACCGTGGAGGTCACCCCGTTGGAGGAGATGACCAGTGGGAAGCTGTGCGCCCAGGTCGCGCACGCCGCCCAGTTGGCCTGGGAGAGTCCACAGCTGCCCGCGGAGCTGCGGGAGCAGTGGGCGGCGCAGGGGTACCGGGTGCGGGTCGTGTTCCCGACGGCAGCGGCGTGGCGGGAGCAGCTGCGACCGGTGTCGGTGGTGGACGCGGGCTTCACCGAGCTGGACGGGCCCACCGAGACCACGCGCGCCTACTGGTGA
- a CDS encoding glutamate decarboxylase: MSRPVFDGSSAPDPGSSELNPLFARPGEAYDLPKFRFPAGEALPETAYQVVHDEAMLDGNARLNLATFVSTWMDEHANRLYLEAADKNMIDKDEYPRTAEIETRCWTMLADLWHAPDPCHTIGTSTIGSSEACMLGGLALKRRWQHARRAAGKPADRPNLIMSSAVQVCWEKFCNYFDVEPRYVPITEEHKVLDGYRLEDYVDENTIGVVAIMGVTYTGMYEPVAQIAQALDAIQERTGLSIPIHVDGASGAMIAPFVQPELEWDFRVERVASISTSGHKYGLVYPGIGWVVWREEAALPEELIFEVSYLGGQMPTFALNFSRPGAQVLLQYYMFLRLGFDGYRRVQCNSRDVARYLAGQIADMGPFDLWNDGSDIPVFAWRLRADHTDKWNLYDLSDRLRMKGWLVPAYPMPDDLTDVTVQRIVVRNGLSHDLADAFLEDMRAEVAYLDRLDGPLPHESDRPAAFHH; the protein is encoded by the coding sequence ATGTCACGGCCAGTATTCGACGGTTCCTCCGCCCCGGACCCGGGCAGCAGCGAGCTCAACCCGCTGTTCGCCCGCCCGGGTGAGGCCTACGACCTGCCGAAGTTCCGCTTCCCCGCGGGGGAGGCCCTTCCGGAGACCGCCTACCAGGTGGTTCACGACGAGGCGATGCTGGACGGCAATGCCCGCCTGAACCTCGCCACCTTCGTGAGCACCTGGATGGACGAGCACGCCAACCGCTTGTACCTGGAGGCGGCCGACAAGAACATGATCGACAAGGATGAGTACCCGCGCACCGCGGAGATTGAGACCCGCTGCTGGACCATGCTCGCGGACCTGTGGCATGCGCCGGACCCGTGCCACACCATCGGTACCTCCACCATCGGCTCCTCCGAGGCCTGCATGCTCGGAGGGCTGGCCCTCAAGCGCCGCTGGCAGCACGCGCGTCGCGCCGCTGGCAAGCCCGCCGACCGGCCCAACCTGATCATGTCCAGCGCCGTACAGGTGTGCTGGGAGAAGTTCTGCAACTACTTCGACGTCGAGCCCCGGTACGTGCCCATCACCGAGGAGCACAAGGTCCTGGACGGCTACCGGCTGGAGGACTACGTCGACGAGAACACCATCGGCGTCGTCGCCATCATGGGGGTGACCTACACGGGCATGTACGAGCCGGTCGCCCAGATCGCCCAGGCGCTGGACGCTATTCAGGAGCGCACCGGACTGAGTATCCCGATCCACGTCGACGGCGCCTCCGGGGCCATGATCGCCCCCTTCGTGCAGCCGGAGCTGGAGTGGGACTTCCGTGTGGAACGGGTCGCCTCCATCTCCACCTCCGGCCACAAGTACGGCCTGGTCTACCCCGGCATCGGCTGGGTGGTGTGGCGCGAGGAGGCGGCACTGCCGGAGGAGCTTATCTTCGAGGTCTCCTACCTCGGCGGGCAGATGCCCACTTTCGCCCTGAACTTCTCCCGCCCGGGTGCTCAGGTGCTGTTGCAGTACTACATGTTCCTGCGGCTCGGCTTCGACGGCTACCGCCGGGTGCAGTGCAACAGTCGCGACGTCGCCCGCTACCTGGCCGGGCAGATCGCCGACATGGGGCCCTTCGACCTGTGGAACGACGGCTCCGACATTCCCGTGTTCGCGTGGCGTCTGCGCGCCGACCACACGGACAAGTGGAACCTGTACGACCTGTCCGACCGGCTGCGCATGAAGGGCTGGCTGGTGCCCGCCTATCCGATGCCCGATGACCTCACCGACGTCACCGTGCAGCGGATCGTCGTCCGCAACGGGCTCAGCCACGACCTGGCCGACGCCTTCCTTGAGGACATGCGCGCCGAGGTCGCCTACCTCGACCGGCTCGACGGGCCGCTGCCCCACGAGTCGGACCGTCCCGCCGCCTTCCACCACTGA
- a CDS encoding HAD-IA family hydrolase, whose translation MTPTPRPAPPAIPALGTGPVRAVLFDADGVLQLIGTPWDQALTAGGGAEFCRRLLAEEGAALEGRESLRTLLERLSGELGLTASAEQLLELWWRATPDPVAWQIVRDLKQAGYTTVLATNQQHERRAWMRSALGYDGLCDIDAYSCTLGAAKPSPSYFRAVLELAGVTPQEALFVDDNAANISAAGALGIRTVHHPADAGGALLRQEVVAALQDAPRP comes from the coding sequence ATGACGCCGACCCCCCGCCCCGCTCCGCCCGCCATCCCCGCCCTCGGCACCGGTCCGGTACGCGCCGTGCTCTTCGATGCCGACGGCGTACTGCAGCTGATCGGCACCCCCTGGGACCAGGCCTTGACCGCCGGCGGGGGCGCGGAGTTCTGCCGTCGGCTCCTCGCCGAGGAGGGGGCCGCGCTGGAGGGACGCGAGAGCCTGCGCACGCTGCTGGAGCGGCTGTCCGGCGAGCTGGGGCTCACCGCGAGCGCGGAGCAGCTGTTGGAACTGTGGTGGCGGGCCACGCCGGACCCGGTCGCCTGGCAGATCGTGCGCGACCTCAAGCAGGCCGGCTACACCACGGTGCTGGCCACCAACCAGCAGCATGAGCGGCGCGCCTGGATGCGCTCGGCACTCGGCTACGACGGCCTGTGCGACATCGACGCCTACTCCTGCACACTCGGGGCGGCCAAGCCCAGCCCGAGCTACTTCCGCGCCGTGCTGGAGCTGGCGGGGGTGACTCCGCAGGAGGCACTGTTCGTGGATGACAACGCGGCCAACATCTCCGCGGCGGGGGCGCTCGGCATCCGCACGGTGCACCACCCGGCCGACGCCGGTGGTGCGCTGCTGCGCCAGGAGGTCGTCGCCGCGCTCCAGGACGCGCCTCGTCCTTGA
- a CDS encoding HAD family hydrolase, whose protein sequence is MRHIIWDMGGTLVDTYPEVDRALCEAAFGDTTAEHLRHVTGLTRHSIAHAIATLSAERRLDPELLEAAYADLKERWRTRPAPIMDGAREVMARVSELGGLNLVATHRDRASASALLQGLHLEMDDVVCAPDGIARKPLPDMNLLLAMRHGLNPAEVLCVGDRPIDVMAAREAGMPAALLVRPGTSVTLPDDAPGALVVASLRDLLPLLD, encoded by the coding sequence ATGCGTCACATTATCTGGGACATGGGCGGCACCTTGGTGGACACCTACCCTGAGGTCGACCGCGCCCTGTGCGAGGCGGCGTTCGGGGACACCACCGCCGAGCACCTGCGCCACGTCACCGGCCTGACCCGGCACTCCATCGCCCATGCGATCGCAACCCTGAGCGCCGAACGGCGCCTGGACCCCGAATTGCTGGAGGCGGCATACGCCGACCTGAAGGAGCGGTGGCGCACCCGCCCCGCACCCATCATGGACGGCGCACGGGAGGTGATGGCGCGGGTGAGCGAGCTGGGCGGCCTGAACCTGGTTGCCACGCACCGGGATCGGGCCTCCGCCTCCGCACTGCTGCAGGGGCTGCACCTGGAGATGGACGACGTCGTCTGCGCCCCCGACGGCATCGCCCGTAAGCCCCTTCCGGACATGAACCTGCTGCTGGCGATGCGGCACGGCCTGAACCCGGCGGAGGTGCTGTGCGTCGGAGACCGGCCGATAGACGTGATGGCCGCCCGGGAGGCGGGCATGCCGGCGGCGCTGCTGGTCCGCCCGGGCACCTCCGTGACCCTGCCGGATGACGCCCCCGGCGCACTCGTGGTCGCCAGCCTGCGGGACCTGCTCCCCCTGCTGGACTGA
- a CDS encoding anaerobic C4-dicarboxylate transporter family protein, with protein MILLQFLVFIAFIIIGARIGGIGIAFAAGAGVFVLSLLGAAPGDLPMQVIVFIMVVIYSAAAMQVAGGIDYLVNLTDRLLRAHPKYLALLAPMVTYLLTFAASTGQVSFATMPVIVEVAKENNIRPTRSLAVGVAGSLLGITASPISAAVVFLSGQLEETNTGWTFIDLILVSIPATFLGTMTTALLFMLWDKARGDDRLDAVPEYRRRLEAGEVSPPRHQVRDLRPGAKLSVLIFVIALVIVLAYSIAISEKVGLIANPVMDAGQCRISVMLAAAGAIVVACRANPKAIPGSSIFRTGMNACACILGVAWLGTTFMTANQDWIQAHLGDALAGRPWLFALLVVVASSLLYSQAASTKALFPTALAIGVAPATVVACFPATSSLFILPTYPTLLAAVELDDTGSTQLGTHFFDHPFLIPGLMATGLSVLYGFALAAVVV; from the coding sequence GTGATCCTCCTACAGTTCCTCGTCTTCATCGCCTTCATCATCATCGGCGCCAGAATCGGCGGCATCGGCATCGCCTTCGCCGCAGGCGCGGGAGTATTCGTACTGTCCCTGCTCGGCGCCGCCCCCGGCGACCTGCCCATGCAGGTGATCGTATTCATCATGGTGGTCATCTACTCGGCAGCGGCCATGCAGGTCGCCGGCGGGATCGACTACCTGGTGAACCTCACCGACCGGCTGCTGCGGGCACATCCCAAGTACCTGGCGCTACTGGCGCCGATGGTGACCTACCTGCTGACCTTCGCCGCCTCCACCGGACAGGTCTCCTTCGCAACCATGCCGGTGATCGTCGAGGTCGCCAAGGAGAACAACATCCGCCCCACCCGTTCCCTGGCGGTGGGCGTGGCCGGATCCCTGCTGGGCATCACCGCCTCACCGATCTCCGCCGCCGTGGTGTTCCTGTCCGGCCAGTTGGAGGAGACGAACACCGGGTGGACCTTCATCGACCTGATCCTGGTGTCGATCCCCGCCACCTTCCTGGGAACCATGACCACCGCCCTGCTGTTCATGCTGTGGGACAAGGCCCGCGGCGACGACCGGCTCGACGCCGTGCCGGAGTATCGGCGCCGGCTGGAGGCGGGTGAGGTCTCCCCGCCGCGGCACCAGGTCCGCGATCTACGCCCGGGCGCCAAGCTGTCGGTGCTGATCTTCGTGATCGCCCTCGTGATCGTGCTGGCCTACTCCATCGCCATCTCCGAGAAGGTCGGACTGATCGCCAACCCCGTCATGGACGCCGGTCAGTGCCGCATCAGCGTCATGCTCGCCGCCGCCGGGGCGATCGTCGTGGCCTGCCGGGCCAACCCGAAGGCAATTCCAGGATCCTCCATCTTCCGCACCGGCATGAACGCCTGCGCCTGCATCCTCGGCGTCGCCTGGCTGGGCACCACTTTCATGACCGCCAACCAGGACTGGATCCAGGCGCACCTGGGCGATGCGCTCGCAGGCAGGCCCTGGCTGTTCGCCCTGCTCGTGGTGGTCGCCTCCTCGCTGCTCTACTCGCAGGCGGCATCCACCAAGGCACTGTTCCCGACGGCGCTGGCTATAGGCGTCGCCCCGGCCACCGTAGTCGCCTGCTTCCCGGCGACCTCCTCCCTGTTCATCCTGCCCACCTATCCGACCCTGCTGGCAGCGGTCGAGCTCGATGACACCGGCTCTACCCAGCTCGGCACGCACTTCTTCGACCACCCCTTCCTGATCCCTGGCCTCATGGCCACCGGGCTGAGTGTGCTCTACGGATTCGCGCTGGCCGCCGTCGTCGTCTAA
- a CDS encoding amino acid permease — translation MSSKIMSNHSGGSSAHPPAGTLGELPADDAAASESAPGGSTAGPAAARSAAGMSVFNLAMLTVVAVASLRSLPAMAGYGLSSIVLYLIPAVLFMVPTALVAAELATGWKGGVFIWVREAFGERWGFVAIWLQWVQNVVWYPTQIAFIAVSLSYVVGGGSLASNGVYVAGVIIVLYWVSTLITLAGGNLFAKVGSWSGIIGTLFPAALLIVLGAAWLISGTPSQAELTTSAILPPWTGLASIVLIVSNVLAYAGMEVNAVHANDLDDPGRGYPRTVLVSAVMILAVFVLPTLAIAVAVPKASLGVVDGINLAFQTFFDHWHLAWGTPVISLLIALGAFASVVTWIAGPSKGLLAAARTGLLPPFLQRRNSAGVQRSILLLQGVIVTVLALLFVVIPNGNTAFVTLIDMAAALYLIMYMMLFAAAIRLRATRPQVRRTYRTPAMGLVAGVGFVACAVAFVLSFVRPSGFTGLSTVGYALVVGLVIVVLGVPPLIFYALRRPGWQLEPDHAVGDAILVNPPDARDAAGDSPARSPKRHLRVVPRRHGTHPVGRAS, via the coding sequence ATGTCCAGCAAGATCATGTCCAATCATTCCGGCGGATCCTCCGCGCATCCGCCTGCCGGCACGCTCGGGGAGCTGCCGGCCGACGACGCCGCTGCTTCCGAATCTGCGCCCGGCGGCTCCACGGCCGGCCCGGCTGCGGCGCGGTCAGCTGCAGGCATGTCGGTGTTCAACCTGGCGATGCTCACGGTGGTGGCCGTGGCCTCGCTGAGGTCGCTGCCGGCCATGGCCGGCTACGGCCTGTCCTCGATCGTGCTCTATCTGATCCCGGCGGTCCTGTTCATGGTGCCCACCGCGCTCGTGGCCGCCGAGCTGGCCACCGGCTGGAAGGGCGGGGTGTTCATCTGGGTGCGCGAGGCCTTCGGGGAGCGCTGGGGCTTCGTGGCCATCTGGCTGCAGTGGGTGCAGAACGTGGTGTGGTACCCCACCCAGATCGCCTTCATCGCCGTGAGCCTGTCCTATGTGGTGGGTGGCGGCTCCTTGGCGAGCAACGGCGTGTACGTGGCCGGCGTCATCATCGTCCTGTACTGGGTATCCACTCTCATCACCCTGGCCGGCGGCAACCTGTTCGCCAAGGTGGGTTCGTGGAGCGGCATCATCGGCACGCTCTTCCCGGCGGCCCTGCTGATCGTCCTCGGCGCCGCCTGGCTGATCTCCGGAACGCCCTCCCAGGCGGAGCTGACGACGTCGGCGATCCTGCCGCCGTGGACGGGCCTGGCCTCCATCGTGCTGATCGTGTCCAATGTGCTCGCCTACGCGGGCATGGAGGTCAACGCCGTGCACGCCAATGACCTGGATGACCCCGGCCGCGGGTACCCGCGCACGGTGCTGGTCTCGGCGGTGATGATCCTGGCTGTCTTCGTTCTGCCGACCCTGGCGATCGCCGTAGCGGTCCCCAAGGCGAGCCTGGGCGTGGTTGACGGCATCAACCTGGCCTTCCAGACCTTCTTCGACCACTGGCACCTGGCCTGGGGGACCCCGGTGATCTCCCTGCTGATCGCCCTGGGCGCCTTCGCCTCCGTGGTCACCTGGATCGCCGGCCCCTCGAAGGGCCTGCTCGCCGCTGCCCGCACCGGCCTGCTGCCGCCGTTCCTGCAACGGCGCAACAGCGCCGGCGTGCAGCGCTCCATCCTGTTGCTGCAGGGTGTGATCGTGACGGTTCTGGCGCTGCTGTTCGTGGTCATCCCCAATGGCAACACCGCCTTCGTCACCCTGATCGACATGGCAGCAGCGCTGTACCTGATCATGTACATGATGCTGTTCGCCGCCGCCATCCGCCTGCGCGCCACGCGCCCGCAGGTGCGGCGCACCTACCGCACCCCCGCCATGGGGCTGGTGGCCGGCGTCGGCTTCGTCGCGTGCGCGGTGGCCTTCGTGCTGTCCTTCGTGCGCCCGTCCGGGTTCACGGGGCTGAGCACCGTCGGCTACGCGCTCGTGGTGGGGCTGGTGATCGTGGTCCTCGGGGTGCCGCCGCTCATCTTCTACGCGCTGCGCCGTCCCGGCTGGCAGCTGGAGCCCGACCACGCCGTCGGCGACGCCATCCTGGTCAACCCGCCGGATGCCCGGGACGCGGCGGGGGACAGCCCGGCACGTAGCCCCAAGCGCCACCTGCGGGTGGTTCCCCGGCGGCACGGGACTCACCCCGTGGGGAGGGCCTCGTAG
- a CDS encoding VOC family protein — protein MRVTGIDHLVLTVASVPAAVDFYTRVLGLEAFTFDGGRVALRLGEQKLNLRPADGRLTPEAAAPAVGSTDLCLVVDAPLDDVVAHLARTGTEIELGPVARSGARGPMRSIYLRDPDGNLLELAFYGEQGVGPAAAGETPAATGDDADDADDAALTAEGEPA, from the coding sequence ATGCGTGTCACCGGCATCGACCACCTCGTCCTGACCGTCGCCTCGGTCCCGGCCGCAGTCGACTTCTACACACGCGTACTCGGCCTGGAGGCCTTCACCTTCGACGGCGGCCGGGTCGCGCTGCGGCTGGGGGAGCAGAAGCTGAACCTGCGGCCCGCAGACGGGCGCCTCACCCCGGAGGCGGCCGCCCCCGCCGTCGGCAGCACCGACCTGTGCCTCGTGGTTGACGCCCCGCTTGACGACGTCGTCGCCCACCTGGCCCGGACGGGGACCGAGATCGAGCTGGGCCCGGTCGCCCGCTCCGGGGCCCGCGGCCCCATGCGCAGCATCTACCTGCGCGACCCGGACGGCAACCTCCTGGAACTCGCCTTCTACGGTGAACAGGGGGTTGGCCCGGCCGCCGCCGGGGAGACACCCGCCGCGACAGGCGACGACGCTGACGACGCCGATGACGCCGCGCTCACCGCCGAGGGGGAGCCGGCATGA
- a CDS encoding dihydrodipicolinate synthase family protein: MSVPVPNLRGLNPAPVTPFTPDGDIDFPAIKRLGSWLGSFPEVTSLVVLGHAGEGTFLTQAEQVAVIEAFVASTDGRVPVVAGITGEGTKVACEEAQRAVDAGATAGLVYPSHGWLRFGFQPGAPQDRYRAIYEETGLNEILFQYPDNTKCSYDLDTQLEIAALPGVHYTKNGVRNMKRWDTEIPVLREAFPDLTIMSCHDEYLLHTMFDVDGLLVGYGNIAPELLIKLLKAGQAHDYDATRAIHDQLLPVTKAVYHRGSHMEGTVALKEALVERGVLETATVRSPLRPLAEGAHEEIAAALAAAGLGKAQIPA; the protein is encoded by the coding sequence ATGAGCGTTCCAGTACCCAACCTGCGCGGCCTCAACCCCGCCCCCGTCACCCCCTTCACCCCCGACGGCGATATCGACTTCCCCGCCATCAAGCGCCTGGGCTCCTGGCTGGGATCCTTCCCGGAGGTAACCTCGCTGGTCGTCCTGGGCCACGCCGGGGAGGGCACCTTCCTCACCCAGGCCGAGCAGGTGGCCGTTATCGAGGCCTTCGTCGCCTCCACCGACGGCCGCGTGCCGGTAGTCGCCGGCATCACCGGCGAGGGCACCAAGGTCGCCTGCGAGGAGGCGCAGCGCGCCGTTGATGCCGGAGCCACGGCCGGCCTGGTCTACCCCTCCCACGGCTGGCTGCGCTTCGGCTTCCAGCCCGGCGCCCCGCAGGACCGCTACCGGGCCATCTACGAGGAGACCGGACTCAACGAGATCCTCTTCCAGTACCCGGACAACACCAAGTGCAGCTACGACCTGGACACCCAGTTGGAGATCGCCGCACTGCCCGGCGTGCACTACACCAAGAACGGCGTGCGCAACATGAAGCGCTGGGACACCGAGATCCCGGTGCTGCGGGAGGCCTTCCCGGACCTGACGATCATGAGCTGCCACGATGAGTACCTGCTGCACACCATGTTCGACGTCGACGGCCTCCTGGTCGGCTACGGCAACATCGCCCCCGAGCTGCTCATCAAGCTGCTAAAGGCCGGCCAGGCACACGACTACGACGCCACCCGGGCCATCCACGACCAGCTCCTGCCGGTAACCAAGGCCGTCTACCACCGCGGCAGCCACATGGAGGGCACCGTAGCCCTGAAGGAGGCGCTGGTGGAGCGCGGCGTGCTGGAGACGGCGACCGTGCGCTCCCCGCTGCGGCCCCTGGCCGAGGGTGCCCACGAGGAGATCGCCGCCGCGCTGGCCGCCGCCGGCCTCGGCAAGGCACAGATCCCGGCCTGA
- a CDS encoding GNAT family N-acetyltransferase, with translation MSPASKVRIRPARPDDAPRVARLLALRGISVEEALDQAPRMIDALPVLLLASLPAPGGAAESSPDGASELTGQPARSAHGEDPALADSRAVPVALSGAFLLPGDLQEGRPERWMVSGLIVDPDARRRGIGRSLLTAVGAAVREIDPGEDLFSVVETANHASVAAHLAAGFEETAHVDGYAGLVFDGDALLMRLPGAAEA, from the coding sequence ATGAGCCCAGCGTCGAAGGTACGCATTCGTCCCGCCCGCCCCGACGACGCCCCACGGGTCGCCCGCCTGCTCGCGCTGCGGGGCATCTCCGTGGAGGAGGCGCTGGACCAGGCGCCGCGCATGATTGACGCCCTGCCCGTACTGCTGCTGGCCTCGCTGCCGGCGCCGGGCGGCGCCGCCGAGTCGAGCCCGGACGGGGCTAGTGAGCTCACTGGCCAGCCGGCTCGGTCCGCGCATGGCGAGGATCCGGCCCTGGCCGACTCCCGCGCCGTGCCCGTCGCCCTGTCCGGTGCCTTCCTGCTTCCCGGTGATCTGCAGGAGGGCCGCCCGGAGCGGTGGATGGTGTCCGGCCTCATCGTGGACCCGGATGCGCGCCGCCGCGGAATCGGTCGCAGCCTGCTGACCGCCGTGGGCGCGGCAGTGCGGGAGATTGACCCGGGGGAGGACCTGTTCAGCGTCGTCGAGACCGCCAATCATGCCTCTGTTGCCGCTCACCTCGCCGCAGGCTTCGAGGAGACCGCCCACGTGGACGGCTACGCGGGCCTCGTATTCGACGGCGACGCGCTGCTCATGCGTCTGCCGGGTGCGGCGGAGGCCTGA
- a CDS encoding LacI family DNA-binding transcriptional regulator, with protein sequence MKTVTLKDVAAAAGVSTSTVSRILDERLPPSHTATAERVRQAAARLGYRRDAAASALRRGDTGTVGVLVPRLSDTVMALLFEAIYAEAASRGLFALVSVCGDDSAAESHAVDSLLARRVDGLVLATARLDDPLPNSLRERGVPHVLALRTDGVSPSSVCDDELGGYLATRHLIDLGHTAIAVLPGPDFTSTAKQRLAGYHRAMAEAGLEAPAERVRHCGFGYAAGLRTASGMLAGSPDTTAVFAANDNLALGALAAANALGRAVPGDLSVVGYNDTPLATQLAVPLTTVRVPFDLIAAGALDLLAAQAAGTGEQPPSRVAVPTLIPRRSAVSRER encoded by the coding sequence GTGAAGACCGTTACTCTCAAGGACGTTGCCGCCGCCGCAGGCGTGTCCACATCGACCGTCTCCCGGATCCTCGACGAACGCCTACCTCCCTCCCACACCGCCACCGCTGAACGCGTCAGGCAGGCGGCCGCACGCCTCGGGTACCGCCGCGACGCCGCCGCCTCCGCGCTGCGCCGGGGCGACACCGGCACGGTGGGGGTGCTGGTGCCGCGCCTGTCTGACACCGTGATGGCACTCCTGTTCGAGGCCATATACGCCGAGGCCGCCTCCCGGGGCCTGTTCGCACTCGTATCCGTATGCGGGGACGACTCCGCCGCCGAGTCCCACGCCGTCGACTCGCTGCTGGCCCGGCGCGTCGACGGCCTGGTGCTGGCCACCGCACGACTCGACGACCCCCTGCCCAACTCCCTGCGCGAACGGGGCGTGCCGCATGTGCTCGCGCTGCGCACCGACGGCGTGTCCCCCTCCTCCGTGTGCGACGACGAGCTCGGCGGCTATCTGGCCACCCGGCATCTGATCGACCTCGGCCACACCGCCATCGCCGTGCTGCCCGGCCCCGACTTCACCTCCACCGCCAAGCAGCGTCTGGCCGGGTACCACCGCGCCATGGCAGAGGCCGGCCTGGAGGCGCCCGCGGAGCGGGTCCGGCACTGCGGCTTCGGATATGCGGCGGGCCTTCGGACCGCTAGCGGCATGCTGGCGGGCTCCCCGGACACGACGGCGGTATTCGCCGCCAACGACAACCTGGCCCTGGGGGCGCTCGCCGCCGCGAACGCCCTGGGACGCGCCGTGCCCGGGGATCTGAGCGTGGTCGGTTACAACGACACCCCGCTGGCCACCCAGCTGGCCGTGCCGCTGACGACCGTGCGGGTGCCCTTCGACCTGATCGCCGCCGGGGCACTCGATCTGCTGGCCGCGCAGGCTGCGGGCACCGGCGAACAGCCGCCCAGCCGTGTAGCCGTCCCCACGCTCATCCCCCGGCGCTCAGCCGTATCCCGCGAGCGCTAG